In Drosophila simulans strain w501 chromosome 3R, Prin_Dsim_3.1, whole genome shotgun sequence, a single window of DNA contains:
- the LOC27208045 gene encoding 40S ribosomal protein S10a translates to MFIPKANRIAIFEHLFKEGVLVAKKDSPIQKHPELDKIPNLQVIKVMQSLHSRGWVKEQFAWRHFYWLLTNEGIEELRCYLHLPPEIVPSTLTRTNRSDALRPRGGPGGPGPRGFGGASKTDEDRSNYRRGPGAYGMDKKGDVGAGTAQVEYRGGFGRASRYNN, encoded by the coding sequence ATGTTCATTCCAAAAGCCAATCGTATCGCCATCTTCGAGCACCTCTTCAAGGAGGGCGTGCTCGTGGCCAAGAAGGACTCGCCCATCCAGAAGCACCCCGAACTGGACAAGATTCCCAATCTGCAAGTAATCAAGGTGATGCAGTCGCTGCACTCACGTGGCTGGGTCAAGGAGCAGTTCGCCTGGCGCCACTTCTACTGGTTGCTGACCAACGAGGGCATCGAGGAACTGCGCTGCTATCTGCACTTGCCCCCGGAGATCGTGCCCTCCACTTTGACGCGAACTAATCGATCGGACGCACTGCGTCCGCGCGGAGGACCCGGAGGACCGGGACCTCGTGGATTCGGAGGCGCCTCCAAAACTGATGAGGACAGATCGAACTACAGACGCGGTCCTGGCGCTTATGGAATGGACAAGAAAGGCGATGTGGGTGCTGGAACCGCACAGGTCGAATATCGTGGCGGTTTCGGTCGCGCCTCTCGctacaacaattaa